From a region of the Geothrix sp. 21YS21S-2 genome:
- a CDS encoding ATP-dependent helicase, which translates to MPEYPPDHPLLRNLNDPQKEAVTHVDGPLLILAGAGSGKTTVITRRIAWLIEEVGVRPASILAMTFTNKAAGEMAERVQRMVHVPAEQLWVSTFHSFCTRILRREGDRTPVGRDFVIFDPSDQRSLVKQVLADLKLPEKQFHPKKVLEVISDFKNRCLLPEEAMDEAMDPWTRKVLEAYRGYQNGLKSHKACDFDDLLLHTERFLRDPAVQTIYAERFRYILVDEYQDTNRAQYLMVQHLARQHRNLCVVGDEDQSIYKWRGADIKNILDFQADFPNAVQIKLEQNYRSTQLILDAASTVIANNTQRLGKTLWTDLGLGERITFKLLDEGRLEAEYVVDRIRQERHRFPNARMAVLYRANWQSRQLEEALRAQNMPYKLVGGVKFYERQEVKDLLAYLRLVCNPFDLVSFRRSVNSPTRGVGATTLARIEAAIPDGGTALQATVALLRSGELKGRAQRELGRYVDLFRRAADEANSLSLSGLVRWVLVESGYVQMLEEEATLEAETRLRNLEEFVSAAAEAETLGLRLAEFLDRVTLASDSDELEEASLLSLMTIHCAKGLEFPVVFLVGLEEDVFPNRNAREAEDGLEEERRLFYVAITRAQTKLYLTAARRRRAMGQEMLGMPSRFLRELPEEGLETPIRWGTELYRSGQGNFPSQRPASGGGSSVASELGRIRSFFSQARLPEPPAPEAEDGAPPEEPPHPPAGSWPKGTRVLSPRFGRGVITAASGSGDMLTYTIRFQEGEKRIVARFGMLEREP; encoded by the coding sequence ATGCCCGAGTATCCCCCCGACCATCCCCTGCTCCGCAACCTCAACGACCCCCAGAAGGAGGCCGTCACCCACGTGGACGGCCCCCTCCTGATCCTGGCCGGGGCCGGTTCGGGGAAGACCACCGTGATCACGCGGCGCATCGCCTGGCTCATCGAGGAGGTGGGGGTGCGCCCCGCCTCCATCCTGGCCATGACGTTCACCAACAAGGCCGCGGGCGAGATGGCCGAGCGCGTGCAGCGCATGGTCCACGTGCCCGCCGAGCAGCTCTGGGTGAGCACCTTCCACAGCTTCTGCACCCGCATCCTCCGCCGCGAGGGGGACCGCACGCCCGTGGGCCGCGACTTCGTGATCTTCGACCCCTCCGACCAGCGGAGCCTCGTCAAGCAGGTGCTGGCGGACCTGAAGCTCCCCGAGAAGCAGTTCCACCCCAAGAAGGTCCTGGAGGTGATCTCCGACTTCAAGAACCGGTGCCTGCTCCCCGAGGAGGCCATGGACGAGGCGATGGACCCGTGGACCCGGAAGGTGCTGGAGGCCTACCGGGGCTACCAGAACGGCCTGAAGAGCCACAAGGCCTGCGATTTCGACGATCTCCTGCTGCACACGGAACGGTTCCTGCGGGACCCGGCCGTCCAGACGATTTATGCCGAGCGGTTCCGCTACATCCTGGTGGACGAGTACCAGGACACGAACAGGGCCCAGTACCTGATGGTCCAGCACCTGGCGAGGCAGCACCGGAACCTCTGCGTCGTCGGGGACGAAGACCAGAGCATCTATAAATGGCGCGGGGCCGACATCAAGAACATCCTCGATTTCCAGGCCGACTTCCCCAACGCCGTGCAGATCAAGCTGGAGCAGAACTACCGGTCCACCCAGCTGATCCTGGACGCCGCCAGCACCGTCATCGCCAACAACACCCAGCGCCTGGGCAAGACCCTCTGGACGGACCTGGGCCTGGGGGAGCGCATCACCTTCAAGCTCCTGGACGAGGGGCGGCTGGAGGCCGAGTACGTGGTGGACCGCATCCGGCAGGAGCGCCACCGCTTCCCCAACGCCCGCATGGCGGTGCTCTACCGCGCCAACTGGCAGTCCCGGCAGCTGGAGGAGGCCCTGCGGGCCCAGAACATGCCTTACAAGCTCGTGGGCGGCGTGAAGTTCTACGAGCGCCAGGAGGTCAAGGACCTGCTGGCCTACCTGCGGCTGGTCTGCAATCCCTTCGACCTCGTGAGCTTCCGGCGCTCGGTGAATTCCCCCACCCGGGGCGTGGGCGCCACGACCCTGGCCCGCATCGAGGCCGCCATTCCCGACGGCGGCACCGCGCTCCAGGCCACCGTGGCCCTCCTGCGCTCCGGGGAGCTCAAGGGCCGCGCCCAGCGGGAGCTGGGGCGGTACGTGGACCTCTTCCGGCGGGCCGCGGACGAGGCGAATTCCCTGAGCCTCTCGGGCCTCGTGCGCTGGGTCCTGGTGGAATCAGGCTACGTGCAGATGCTGGAGGAGGAGGCCACCCTGGAGGCCGAGACCCGCCTGCGCAACCTGGAGGAATTCGTCTCCGCCGCGGCCGAGGCCGAGACCCTGGGGCTGCGCCTGGCGGAGTTCCTGGACCGGGTGACCCTGGCGTCGGATTCCGACGAGCTGGAGGAGGCCTCGCTGCTGTCCCTCATGACCATCCACTGCGCCAAGGGGCTGGAATTCCCGGTCGTGTTCCTCGTGGGCCTCGAGGAGGACGTCTTTCCCAACCGCAACGCCCGCGAGGCCGAGGACGGCCTGGAGGAGGAGCGCCGGCTCTTCTACGTGGCCATCACCCGCGCCCAGACCAAGCTCTACCTCACCGCCGCGCGCCGGCGCCGGGCCATGGGCCAGGAGATGCTGGGCATGCCCAGCCGCTTCCTGCGCGAACTGCCCGAGGAGGGCCTGGAGACGCCCATCCGGTGGGGCACGGAGCTGTACCGGTCCGGCCAGGGCAACTTCCCGTCCCAGCGCCCCGCCTCGGGCGGCGGCAGCAGCGTGGCCTCGGAGCTGGGGCGCATCCGCAGCTTCTTCAGCCAGGCGCGTCTTCCGGAGCCGCCCGCGCCGGAGGCCGAAGACGGGGCCCCGCCCGAGGAGCCGCCCCACCCTCCCGCGGGGAGCTGGCCCAAGGGCACCCGGGTGCTGAGCCCCCGGTTCGGCCGGGGGGTCATCACCGCAGCCTCGGGCAGCGGCGACATGCTGACCTACACCATCCGGTTCCAGGAGGGCGAGAAGCGCATCGTCGCGCGGTTCGGGATGCTGGAAAGGGAGCCGTAG
- a CDS encoding histidine phosphatase family protein produces the protein MFKPLILAVLATFALMGQDTVVVLIHHAEKGARSSNAHLSSRGLRRAGDLVDELAAFKPAAIFATEVWRTQQTVAPLADRLGLKAEIRARGEEAAVGQEVLENWKGRTVVICGHSDTLATLAGALGFRGFFPEVRAYDRLWVLTVPGGPGPVTLEERTQKSVARPWSRGL, from the coding sequence ATGTTCAAGCCGCTGATTCTTGCGGTCCTGGCGACCTTCGCCCTCATGGGGCAGGACACCGTCGTGGTGCTGATCCACCATGCCGAAAAGGGCGCCAGGTCCTCCAACGCGCACCTGTCCTCCCGGGGGCTCCGCCGCGCCGGGGACCTGGTGGACGAACTCGCCGCCTTCAAGCCCGCGGCGATCTTCGCCACGGAGGTTTGGCGCACCCAGCAGACCGTGGCGCCCCTTGCCGACAGGCTCGGGCTCAAGGCGGAGATCCGCGCCCGGGGCGAGGAGGCCGCGGTGGGCCAGGAGGTCCTGGAGAACTGGAAGGGCCGGACCGTGGTCATCTGCGGCCATTCCGATACCCTGGCCACCCTGGCGGGGGCCCTGGGGTTCCGTGGCTTCTTCCCCGAAGTGCGGGCCTATGACCGCCTCTGGGTCCTCACCGTTCCAGGCGGGCCCGGTCCGGTGACCCTCGAGGAGCGCACGCAGAAGTCGGTCGCACGGCCCTGGTCCCGTGGGTTATAG
- a CDS encoding EAL domain-containing protein encodes MPDLLPASVSSPFAGRRVMVVEDSATQRVHLAGLIRELGGAAPLEAANGLEALAQLEREPLIDLILTDLEMPVMDGVAFIGEMASRGYRPELVIVSSQEQNILRSVRLMAVTFGLSVAGFVQKPVFREDLLKVLSGPPFLGRSAPVPAVQGAIGLDEIRKGLRDGEFLCFFQPQLTFQGAHLKGVEALLRWRHPQSGLLGPGAFLTQAETDTELMSGLTLHVLEFVARQWQGWNARGLKLEVAVNLSAQSLSEPAFADRLMEKVSDLDMPPRFLVFEMTESASVSNLGHTLANLNRLRMRGFGLSIDDFGTGFATFEQLERIPFTELKIDQSITRGLPGSERHTILARNMLQMAKDLHLTSVAEGIETQETWDALKALGCDRGQGYFLGRPMPGAQLKDWVLAGRSHLK; translated from the coding sequence GTGCCCGACCTCCTTCCGGCGTCCGTGTCTTCCCCCTTCGCTGGGCGACGGGTCATGGTCGTGGAGGACAGCGCCACCCAGCGGGTCCACCTGGCCGGCCTGATCCGGGAGCTCGGGGGAGCCGCCCCCCTCGAGGCCGCCAACGGGCTGGAGGCCCTGGCCCAGCTGGAGCGGGAGCCGCTCATCGACCTGATCCTCACCGACCTGGAGATGCCGGTCATGGACGGCGTGGCCTTCATCGGGGAAATGGCCTCCCGGGGCTACCGTCCCGAGCTGGTCATCGTCAGCTCCCAGGAGCAGAACATCCTGCGCTCCGTCCGCCTCATGGCCGTGACCTTCGGCCTGTCGGTGGCGGGCTTCGTGCAGAAGCCCGTCTTCCGCGAGGACCTGCTGAAGGTCCTTTCGGGCCCGCCCTTCCTGGGCCGGTCCGCGCCGGTGCCGGCCGTCCAGGGCGCCATCGGCCTGGACGAGATCCGCAAGGGACTCCGGGACGGCGAATTCCTCTGCTTCTTCCAGCCCCAGCTGACCTTCCAGGGAGCGCACCTGAAGGGCGTGGAGGCGCTCCTCCGGTGGCGCCACCCGCAGTCCGGGCTGCTGGGCCCAGGCGCCTTCCTGACCCAGGCGGAGACGGACACGGAGCTCATGTCCGGGCTCACCCTCCACGTGCTTGAATTCGTGGCGAGGCAATGGCAGGGATGGAACGCCCGCGGCCTCAAGCTGGAAGTCGCCGTGAACCTTTCCGCCCAGTCCCTGAGCGAGCCCGCCTTCGCGGACCGCCTCATGGAGAAGGTTTCGGACCTGGACATGCCACCCAGGTTCCTGGTCTTCGAGATGACCGAATCGGCCTCGGTTTCGAACCTGGGCCACACCCTCGCCAACCTGAACCGCCTGCGCATGCGAGGCTTCGGCCTGAGCATCGACGACTTCGGCACCGGCTTCGCCACCTTCGAGCAGCTCGAGCGGATTCCCTTCACCGAGCTCAAGATCGACCAGTCCATCACCCGCGGCCTCCCCGGCTCCGAGCGCCACACCATCCTCGCGAGGAACATGCTCCAGATGGCCAAGGACCTGCACCTCACCTCGGTGGCCGAGGGCATCGAGACCCAGGAGACGTGGGACGCGCTCAAGGCCCTGGGCTGCGACCGGGGCCAGGGCTACTTCCTGGGCCGGCCCATGCCGGGGGCGCAGCTCAAGGACTGGGTCCTGGCGGGTAGGTCCCACCTGAAGTAG
- a CDS encoding formate--tetrahydrofolate ligase has protein sequence MHSPVPADIDIARHAAMLPIGEIAAKLGIPEPDLEPHGRTKAKISLDLYRRLRGGPQGRLVLVTAITPTPAGEGKTTTTIGLTDALARLGKKAMLCIREPSLGPCFGIKGGAAGGGYAQVVPMEDINLHFTGDFHAIGVAHNLLSAVIDNHLVSGNALDIDPGRVVWRRVVDMNDRALRQIVVGLGGTANGAPRETGYDITVASEVMAVFCLSESLHEVKERLGRMIVAYTRDRKPVLASQLKVHGAMAALLKDAVKPNLVQTLENNPALVHGGPFANIAHGCNSLIATRMAMGLADFVVTEAGFGADLGAEKFLDIMCRQSGLVPDVVVLVATVRALKMHGGVAKADLARPDAGAVRRGLPNLVKHLENIQAWGLPVVVAINHFTADTPEETGAIEEACAALGVKAVRADHWARGGEGAVDLAGEVLALTRGPRPALAFTYPAELPLWEKVRAVARRIYGAKDIKGDAKVQKAFADLEAAGFGHLPVCLAKTQYSFSTDPLLRGRPEGFTLAVRDVRVSAGAGFVVVLTGDIMTMPGLPKVPAAELIDIDEDGNITGLS, from the coding sequence ATGCACAGCCCCGTCCCCGCCGACATCGACATCGCCCGCCACGCCGCCATGCTGCCCATCGGGGAGATCGCCGCGAAGCTCGGCATTCCCGAACCCGACCTGGAGCCCCACGGCCGCACCAAGGCGAAGATCTCCCTGGACCTCTACCGGCGCCTCCGTGGCGGCCCCCAGGGCAGGCTGGTCCTGGTCACCGCCATCACCCCCACCCCCGCGGGCGAGGGGAAGACCACCACCACCATCGGCCTCACCGACGCCCTGGCCCGCCTGGGGAAGAAGGCGATGCTCTGCATCCGCGAGCCCTCCCTGGGCCCCTGCTTCGGCATCAAGGGCGGCGCCGCCGGGGGCGGCTACGCTCAGGTGGTGCCCATGGAGGACATCAACCTGCACTTCACGGGGGACTTCCACGCCATCGGCGTGGCCCACAACCTGCTCTCGGCCGTCATCGACAACCACCTCGTCTCCGGCAACGCCCTGGACATCGACCCCGGGCGGGTCGTGTGGCGGCGGGTGGTGGACATGAACGACCGGGCCCTCCGCCAGATCGTGGTGGGCCTCGGGGGCACGGCCAACGGCGCCCCGCGGGAGACCGGCTACGACATCACCGTGGCCTCCGAGGTCATGGCGGTGTTCTGCCTCTCCGAGTCCCTTCACGAGGTCAAGGAGCGCCTGGGCCGCATGATCGTGGCCTACACCAGGGACCGCAAGCCCGTGCTGGCCTCCCAGCTGAAGGTCCACGGCGCCATGGCCGCCCTCCTCAAGGACGCCGTCAAGCCCAACCTCGTCCAGACCCTGGAGAACAACCCCGCCCTGGTGCACGGAGGCCCCTTCGCCAACATCGCCCACGGCTGCAACAGCCTCATCGCCACCCGGATGGCCATGGGCCTGGCGGATTTCGTCGTCACCGAGGCGGGCTTCGGCGCGGACCTGGGCGCCGAGAAGTTCCTGGACATCATGTGCCGGCAGTCGGGCCTGGTGCCCGACGTCGTGGTGCTGGTGGCCACGGTGCGCGCCCTCAAGATGCACGGCGGCGTGGCCAAGGCCGACCTGGCGCGCCCCGACGCGGGGGCCGTGCGCCGGGGTCTGCCCAACCTCGTCAAGCACCTCGAGAACATCCAGGCCTGGGGCCTGCCCGTGGTGGTGGCCATCAACCACTTCACCGCCGACACCCCCGAGGAGACCGGGGCCATCGAGGAGGCCTGCGCCGCACTGGGCGTGAAGGCCGTGCGCGCCGACCACTGGGCCCGGGGCGGCGAAGGCGCGGTGGACCTGGCCGGGGAGGTCCTGGCCCTCACCCGAGGGCCCCGCCCCGCCCTGGCCTTCACCTACCCCGCGGAGCTCCCCCTCTGGGAGAAGGTCCGCGCCGTGGCCCGCCGGATCTACGGCGCCAAGGACATCAAGGGCGACGCCAAGGTCCAGAAGGCCTTCGCCGACCTGGAGGCCGCGGGTTTCGGCCACCTCCCGGTGTGCCTGGCCAAGACCCAGTACTCCTTCTCCACGGACCCTCTGCTCCGGGGCCGGCCCGAGGGCTTCACCCTCGCCGTGCGGGACGTGCGGGTGTCGGCGGGCGCGGGCTTCGTGGTGGTCCTGACCGGGGACATCATGACGATGCCCGGCCTCCCCAAGGTCCCCGCGGCCGAACTCATCGACATCGACGAGGACGGGAACATCACCGGCCTGTCCTGA
- a CDS encoding DUF3488 and transglutaminase-like domain-containing protein: MKTGSWLDHLPPWMAWGAVASTGAYSPAEITAMAVPLAGAALVEWRGGSLYRFRRLLEIAALAVFLVHVAARTGVLPTVVNTLFALCGVRLCLPREDAQRRQLLLMGFLVFLTTAVSTSELDFLVWALVWVSGSALFLMQLNWEKSALLRHGPVHPAPFRKAPAWLAAVVVMAAGFFVVLPRLRMGVRGLPLGVHGLAGGRAGLSDVLDLAGGGPIQGGGEVALRIVPGPGQPGFERAFALLRAVVLEELDGQRWEVSEATPRNPSALWNEAGHGGAALSAEAFISPSPLPVIPLPYGRTILFPPEGERLRAGPGASVRWWFPMRRILPLKLSVVPQEGEPERLPGGARRDFLTRAGGDTGSALRWSLATAPGDLPPRELAARLSSALRTFRYTLDNPSGGAANPLADFLERTRAGHCEYFASALAVMLRRRGVPARVVNGYRLGTWIGGGGYYLVTRNEAHSWVEYYDPDLRAWRTEDPTPAAPPSALGSGSFMSAMARLADSARFAWDRNVVRFSDEDQVAGLEWLQAKVGGMAPDRLREPLRAGLAFTAAVAALAALAWAARALLPRAPGGPGSPGRLPQLGPLLRAAGRERLPAPGETARVWLSRLGAQRPDRSAHLEALAREADAVAYGGGEAGALARLAREEAKAWRRKARA; this comes from the coding sequence GTGAAGACGGGGAGCTGGCTGGACCACCTCCCCCCATGGATGGCCTGGGGGGCCGTCGCCAGCACCGGCGCCTACAGCCCCGCGGAGATCACCGCCATGGCCGTGCCCCTGGCGGGAGCGGCCCTCGTGGAATGGCGCGGCGGCTCCCTGTACCGCTTCCGGCGCCTGCTGGAGATCGCTGCCCTGGCCGTGTTCCTCGTCCACGTGGCGGCGCGCACCGGGGTGCTGCCCACCGTCGTGAACACCCTCTTCGCCCTCTGCGGCGTACGGCTGTGCCTGCCCCGGGAGGATGCGCAGCGGCGCCAGCTCCTGCTCATGGGCTTCCTCGTGTTCCTCACCACCGCCGTCTCCACCTCCGAGCTGGATTTCCTGGTGTGGGCCCTGGTGTGGGTCTCGGGCAGCGCGCTGTTCCTCATGCAGCTCAACTGGGAGAAGTCCGCCCTCCTGCGCCACGGACCCGTCCACCCGGCGCCCTTCCGAAAGGCTCCTGCCTGGCTGGCGGCGGTCGTCGTCATGGCGGCCGGGTTCTTCGTGGTGCTGCCGCGGCTGCGCATGGGCGTGCGGGGCCTGCCCCTGGGCGTCCATGGGCTCGCGGGGGGACGCGCCGGGCTCAGCGACGTCCTGGACCTCGCGGGCGGGGGGCCCATCCAGGGCGGGGGCGAGGTGGCCCTGCGAATCGTCCCCGGTCCGGGGCAGCCCGGCTTCGAACGGGCCTTCGCGCTCCTGCGGGCCGTGGTCCTGGAGGAGCTGGACGGGCAGCGGTGGGAGGTCTCCGAGGCCACGCCCCGCAATCCCTCGGCCCTGTGGAACGAGGCCGGGCATGGCGGGGCGGCCCTCTCCGCCGAGGCGTTCATCAGCCCCAGCCCGCTGCCCGTCATCCCCCTCCCCTACGGCCGCACCATCCTGTTCCCGCCCGAAGGGGAGCGCCTCCGGGCCGGGCCGGGCGCCTCGGTGCGGTGGTGGTTCCCCATGCGCCGCATCCTGCCCCTCAAGCTCTCGGTCGTGCCCCAGGAAGGCGAGCCGGAGCGGCTCCCCGGCGGGGCCCGGCGCGACTTCCTCACCCGCGCGGGCGGGGACACCGGGAGCGCCCTGCGGTGGAGCCTGGCCACGGCCCCGGGAGACCTCCCCCCGCGCGAGCTGGCGGCGCGGCTCTCCAGCGCCCTGCGCACCTTCCGCTACACCCTGGACAACCCCTCGGGCGGGGCCGCCAACCCCCTGGCGGACTTCCTGGAGCGCACCCGGGCCGGGCACTGCGAGTACTTCGCCTCCGCGCTGGCCGTGATGCTCCGCCGCCGCGGGGTCCCGGCGCGGGTGGTCAACGGCTACCGGCTGGGGACCTGGATCGGGGGGGGCGGCTACTACCTCGTGACCCGGAACGAGGCCCACAGCTGGGTGGAGTACTACGATCCGGACCTGCGGGCCTGGAGGACCGAGGATCCCACCCCGGCCGCGCCGCCTTCGGCCCTGGGCTCGGGTTCGTTCATGTCGGCCATGGCGCGCCTGGCGGACTCCGCGCGTTTCGCCTGGGACCGCAACGTGGTGCGGTTCTCGGACGAGGATCAGGTGGCCGGCCTCGAATGGCTCCAGGCCAAGGTGGGCGGCATGGCACCGGACAGGCTGCGGGAACCCCTGCGCGCCGGGCTCGCCTTCACCGCCGCGGTGGCCGCCCTGGCGGCCCTGGCCTGGGCGGCGCGGGCCCTGCTGCCCCGGGCCCCGGGCGGACCCGGAAGCCCCGGCCGGCTCCCCCAGCTTGGGCCCCTGCTGCGCGCGGCGGGCCGGGAACGGCTCCCGGCCCCGGGCGAGACGGCCCGGGTCTGGCTCTCGCGCCTGGGAGCGCAGCGCCCCGATCGCTCGGCCCACCTGGAGGCCCTGGCGCGGGAGGCCGACGCCGTGGCCTACGGCGGCGGAGAGGCCGGCGCCCTGGCCCGCCTCGCCAGGGAGGAGGCCAAGGCCTGGAGACGGAAGGCGCGGGCATGA
- a CDS encoding anhydro-N-acetylmuramic acid kinase yields the protein MISASSLPPGPWMVLGLMSGTSADGVDAVVARVDPAGFKDGSPFLDLVGHLHEPYPPALRETVMAAANDNLRPGALCILQRDLGDHHARAAFQLSRSLGVKPHLASLHGQTVQHHPVRGATLQLADPYVLAEKLQCPVVWDLRRRDMALGGQGAPLVPLTELWLHGRREPWIALNLGGIANATVWDGAKVRAWDLGPAMTLLDLAATLWLGKPYDPAGASASGFVEDSLLEAWLAHPHFRIPPPKSTGREVFGAAWLDSERRSLEHLPLPSRMGTLAAFTAEACARELRAWAPPMPAGTPILLSGGGALHGRVRRELAGRLPGFRIQDDLQFPSGAREAVSWALLGAASAAGVPGNLAEVTGASRPAILGSWVPG from the coding sequence ATGATCAGCGCCTCCTCCCTCCCGCCGGGCCCCTGGATGGTCCTCGGCCTCATGTCCGGCACCAGCGCGGACGGCGTGGACGCGGTGGTGGCGCGGGTGGACCCGGCCGGATTCAAGGACGGCAGCCCCTTCCTCGACCTCGTGGGGCACCTGCACGAGCCCTACCCGCCCGCCCTGCGGGAGACCGTCATGGCCGCCGCCAACGACAATCTCAGGCCGGGCGCGCTCTGCATCCTCCAGCGGGACCTGGGCGACCATCACGCGCGCGCGGCCTTCCAGCTGTCCCGGTCCCTGGGCGTGAAGCCCCACCTGGCCTCGCTCCACGGCCAGACGGTGCAGCACCACCCGGTGCGCGGGGCGACCCTCCAGCTGGCGGATCCCTACGTGCTGGCGGAGAAGCTCCAGTGTCCGGTCGTCTGGGACCTGCGCCGGCGGGACATGGCCCTGGGCGGCCAGGGAGCGCCCCTGGTGCCCCTCACCGAGCTCTGGCTCCACGGGCGCAGGGAACCCTGGATCGCGCTCAACCTGGGCGGCATCGCCAACGCCACGGTGTGGGACGGCGCGAAGGTGCGGGCCTGGGACCTGGGGCCCGCCATGACGCTCCTGGACCTGGCGGCCACGCTCTGGCTCGGGAAGCCCTACGACCCCGCCGGGGCCTCGGCCTCGGGCTTCGTGGAGGACTCGCTCCTGGAAGCCTGGCTGGCCCATCCCCACTTCCGCATCCCCCCGCCCAAGTCCACGGGGCGCGAGGTCTTCGGCGCGGCCTGGCTGGACTCGGAGCGGCGCTCCCTGGAGCACCTCCCCCTCCCTTCCCGCATGGGCACCCTGGCGGCCTTCACCGCCGAGGCCTGCGCCCGGGAGTTGCGGGCCTGGGCGCCCCCCATGCCCGCGGGCACCCCGATCCTGCTGTCCGGGGGCGGCGCCCTCCACGGCCGCGTGCGCCGGGAACTCGCCGGACGGCTTCCGGGCTTCCGCATCCAGGACGACCTGCAGTTCCCCTCCGGCGCCAGGGAGGCGGTGAGCTGGGCCCTTCTGGGCGCCGCCAGCGCCGCGGGCGTCCCGGGGAACCTCGCCGAGGTCACGGGGGCCTCCCGGCCCGCGATCCTGGGCAGCTGGGTGCCCGGGTGA